One window from the genome of Streptomyces sp. WZ-12 encodes:
- the tdh gene encoding L-threonine 3-dehydrogenase, protein MKALVKEKAEPGLWLVDVPEPEIGPGDVLIKVLRTGICGTDLHIRAWDGWAQQAVSAPLTVGHEFVGEVVETGRDVAEIKAGDLVSGEGHLVCGSCRNCLAGRRHLCRATVGLGVGRNGAFAEYVALPATNVWVHRVPVDLDIAAIFDPFGNAVHTALSFPLVGEDVLITGAGPIGIMAAAVARHAGARNVVITDVSEQRLELARKVGVSLALNVARGSIEDGQRELGLREGFDVGLEMSGRPEAMRDMIDNLTHGGRIAVLGLPSEEFAVDWSRIVTSMITIKGIYGREMFETWYAMSVLLEGGLDLSPVITGRYPYQEFDAAFADAASGQGGKVILDWSA, encoded by the coding sequence GTGAAGGCACTGGTCAAGGAGAAGGCGGAGCCGGGACTCTGGCTGGTCGACGTGCCGGAGCCGGAGATCGGCCCCGGTGATGTGCTGATCAAGGTGTTGCGGACCGGTATCTGCGGCACCGATCTGCACATCCGCGCCTGGGACGGCTGGGCGCAGCAGGCGGTCAGTGCGCCGCTGACCGTCGGCCACGAGTTCGTCGGCGAGGTCGTCGAGACCGGCCGGGACGTGGCCGAAATCAAGGCCGGCGATCTGGTCAGCGGCGAGGGCCACCTGGTCTGCGGCAGTTGTCGCAACTGCCTGGCCGGCCGCCGCCACCTGTGCCGCGCCACGGTCGGCCTGGGCGTCGGCCGGAACGGCGCGTTCGCCGAGTACGTGGCGCTGCCCGCGACCAATGTCTGGGTGCACCGGGTCCCGGTCGACCTGGACATCGCCGCGATCTTCGACCCGTTCGGCAACGCCGTGCACACCGCGCTCTCCTTCCCGCTGGTCGGCGAGGACGTGTTGATCACCGGGGCCGGGCCGATCGGCATCATGGCGGCGGCGGTCGCCCGGCACGCCGGCGCCCGCAACGTGGTGATCACCGACGTCAGCGAGCAGCGCCTGGAGCTGGCGCGCAAGGTCGGCGTGAGCCTCGCCCTCAACGTCGCCCGCGGCTCCATCGAGGACGGTCAGCGCGAACTGGGCCTGCGCGAGGGCTTCGACGTCGGCCTGGAGATGTCCGGCCGGCCCGAGGCCATGCGCGACATGATCGACAACCTGACGCACGGCGGCCGGATCGCCGTCCTCGGGCTGCCCTCCGAGGAGTTCGCCGTCGACTGGTCCCGGATCGTCACCTCGATGATCACGATCAAGGGCATCTACGGCCGGGAGATGTTCGAGACCTGGTACGCGATGTCCGTGCTGCTGGAGGGCGGCCTCGACCTCTCGCCCGTGATCACCGGCCGTTACCCCTACCAGGAGTTCGACGCCGCCTTCGCCGACGCGGCCAGCGGCCAGGGCGGCAAGGTCATCCTCGACTGGAGCGCCTGA
- a CDS encoding glycine C-acetyltransferase, which produces MFDAVRDDLRVTLDEIRAAGLHKPERVIGTPQSATVGVTAGGQPGEVLNFCANNYLGLADHPEVIAAAHEALDRWGYGLASVRFICGTQEVHKELERRIAHFLGQEDTILYSSCFDANGGVFETLLGPEDAVISDALNHASIIDGIRLSKARRFRYANRDLADLERQLKEAEGARRTLIVTDGVFSMDGYLAPLAEICDLADRYGAMVMVDDSHAVGFVGPGGRGTPELCGVMDRVDIITGTLGKALGGASGGYVAARAEIVELLRQRSRPYLFSNSLAPVIAAASLKVLDLLESAGDLRERLHANTALFRSRMTEEGFAILPGEHPIAPVMIGDAAEAGRMAELLLERGVYVIGFSYPVVPQGQARIRVQLSAAHSTEDVHRVVDAFVAARAALES; this is translated from the coding sequence ATGTTCGACGCCGTACGCGACGACCTGCGCGTCACCCTCGACGAGATCCGCGCCGCCGGACTGCACAAGCCGGAGCGGGTGATCGGCACGCCGCAGTCCGCCACCGTGGGCGTCACCGCCGGCGGCCAGCCCGGCGAGGTCCTCAACTTCTGCGCCAACAACTACCTCGGCCTGGCCGACCACCCCGAGGTCATCGCCGCCGCCCACGAGGCCCTGGACCGCTGGGGCTACGGCCTGGCCTCGGTCCGCTTCATCTGCGGCACGCAGGAGGTGCACAAGGAACTGGAGCGCCGGATCGCCCACTTCCTCGGCCAGGAGGACACGATCCTCTACTCCTCCTGCTTCGACGCCAACGGCGGCGTCTTCGAGACCCTGCTCGGCCCGGAGGACGCGGTCATCTCCGACGCCCTCAACCACGCCTCCATCATCGACGGCATCCGGCTGAGCAAGGCCCGCCGCTTCCGCTACGCCAACCGCGATCTGGCCGACCTGGAGCGCCAGTTGAAGGAGGCGGAGGGCGCCCGGCGCACCCTCATCGTCACCGACGGCGTGTTCTCCATGGACGGTTACCTGGCGCCGCTGGCGGAGATCTGCGACCTGGCCGACCGCTACGGCGCGATGGTCATGGTCGACGACTCGCACGCGGTCGGCTTCGTCGGCCCCGGCGGCCGCGGCACCCCGGAGCTGTGCGGGGTGATGGACCGGGTCGACATCATCACCGGCACCCTCGGCAAGGCGCTGGGCGGCGCCTCCGGCGGCTATGTCGCGGCCCGTGCCGAGATCGTGGAACTGCTGCGCCAGCGCTCCCGCCCCTACCTGTTCTCCAACTCGCTGGCCCCGGTGATCGCGGCCGCCTCCCTCAAGGTCCTCGACCTGCTGGAGTCCGCGGGCGACCTGCGCGAGCGGCTGCACGCCAACACCGCACTGTTCCGCTCCCGGATGACCGAGGAGGGCTTCGCGATCCTGCCCGGCGAGCACCCCATCGCGCCGGTGATGATCGGCGACGCGGCCGAGGCGGGCCGGATGGCCGAGCTGCTGCTGGAGCGCGGGGTGTACGTGATCGGCTTCTCGTACCCCGTGGTTCCGCAGGGCCAGGCCCGGATCCGCGTCCAGCTCTCCGCCGCCCACTCCACCGAGGACGTGCACCGCGTCGTGGACGCCTTCGTGGCCGCCCGCGCGGCCCTGGAGAGCTGA
- a CDS encoding PHP domain-containing protein, with product MDPAAALDRIAFLLERQGAVTYRVQAFRTAAAVLDQLPPDELRERAARGTLGRLKGLGPKTTRVIAEALAGQRPAYLAALEQEAGGPLVEGGRGRALRRALRGDCHLHSDWSDGGSPIAAMARTARDLGHAWCALTDHSPRLTVARGLTAERLRRQLDVVAELNEELAPFRLLTGIECDILDDGSLDQEPELLDRLDVVVASVHSTLRMDRGPMTRRLLAAVRNPLVDVLGHCTGRQLTGKGRPESAFDATEVFAACAAHRTAVEINCRPDRLDPPRRLLRQALDAGALFAIDSDAHAPGQLDWQIYGCARAEECGVPAGRSLTTWTARQLTTWTRTGRTPRRADA from the coding sequence GTGGATCCCGCGGCGGCCCTGGACCGGATCGCGTTCCTGCTGGAACGGCAGGGCGCGGTGACGTACCGCGTGCAGGCGTTCCGCACCGCGGCCGCCGTGCTCGACCAACTGCCCCCGGACGAGCTGCGCGAGCGCGCCGCGCGCGGAACGCTGGGACGCCTCAAGGGACTCGGCCCCAAGACGACCCGGGTCATCGCGGAGGCGCTCGCCGGGCAACGCCCCGCCTACCTCGCCGCGCTGGAGCAGGAGGCCGGCGGCCCGCTGGTCGAGGGCGGGCGGGGCCGGGCACTGCGGCGGGCGCTGCGCGGCGACTGTCATCTGCACTCGGACTGGTCGGACGGCGGCAGCCCGATCGCCGCGATGGCCCGGACCGCCCGCGACCTCGGCCACGCCTGGTGCGCGCTGACCGACCACTCCCCCCGGCTCACCGTCGCCCGCGGGCTGACCGCCGAACGGCTGCGCCGACAACTGGACGTGGTCGCGGAGCTCAACGAAGAACTGGCGCCGTTCCGACTGCTGACCGGGATCGAGTGCGACATCCTCGACGACGGCTCGCTCGACCAGGAACCGGAACTCCTGGACCGGCTCGACGTGGTCGTCGCCTCGGTCCACTCCACGCTCCGCATGGACCGGGGCCCGATGACCCGCCGGCTGCTGGCCGCGGTGCGCAATCCGCTGGTGGACGTCCTCGGCCACTGCACCGGCCGGCAGCTCACCGGCAAGGGCCGCCCGGAATCGGCGTTCGACGCCACGGAGGTCTTCGCGGCGTGCGCCGCGCACCGCACCGCGGTGGAGATCAACTGCCGCCCGGACCGCCTGGATCCACCCCGCCGACTGCTGCGTCAGGCCCTCGACGCCGGCGCCCTCTTCGCGATCGACAGCGACGCGCACGCCCCCGGCCAGCTCGACTGGCAGATCTACGGCTGCGCCCGCGCCGAGGAGTGCGGCGTCCCCGCCGGCCGCTCCCTCACCACCTGGACGGCCCGCCAACTGACGACCTGGACCAGGACCGGTCGCACCCCGCGCCGGGCCGACGCCTGA
- a CDS encoding NHLP family bacteriocin export ABC transporter peptidase/permease/ATPase subunit, whose protein sequence is MTAPDASAAPPQHLPPAGRGRHRPEGATPARRRRAPERAPKAKKPVRTSTVLQMEAVECGAASLAMVLAHYGRHVPLEELRIACGVSRDGSRASNLLKAARSYGLTAKGMQMETVALAEVQAPAILFWEFNHYVVYDGMGRRLGRRGVHLNDPDKGRRFVPVEDFDTSFTGVVLVFEPSEAFEKGGRRPSVLHALPARLRGTTGTLLAALLASLLLVGVGAAVPALSRTYIDMFLIGNQTSLLGPLFAAMAAMVALAAVLTGLQQANLLRGRIISSTLSSARFLSHLLRLPVTFFAQRSPADLVQRLQSNDAVAETLARDLAAAAVDGVVVILYAVLLWTYDPQLTVIGVLLALLNVVAMRIVVRLRATHTQKLRADTARLTNTSYTGLTLIETMKATGGENGYFRRWAGQHATTLEVQQRLGVPSAWLAIVAPTLATLNSALILWIGGLRAVEGHLSIGLLVAFQALVTRFTAPVTRLNGVAGRIQDFAADVARLKDVESFPADSHYSRPDADAGTRRLKGHVTLDDVTFGYSPLDAPLLTGFSLSVGPGQQVALVGGSGSGKSTVSRLISGLYAPWEGTIRIDGQRLVDIPRSALAASVSFVDQDVFLFEGTVRDNVALWDPSIPDDAVIAALQDAALYDDVIARRPDGIHSRVEQDGRNFSGGQRQRLEIARALVRRPSVLVLDEVTSALDAGTEAVIMDNLRRRGCACVIIAHRLSTVRDSDEIVVLDHGTIVERGRHEELVAAGGTYAQLVKEH, encoded by the coding sequence GTGACCGCCCCCGATGCCTCCGCGGCGCCCCCGCAGCACCTCCCGCCCGCCGGCCGCGGCCGGCACCGCCCCGAGGGCGCGACGCCCGCCCGCCGCCGCAGGGCACCGGAGCGCGCCCCCAAGGCGAAGAAGCCGGTGCGCACCTCCACCGTCCTCCAGATGGAAGCCGTGGAGTGCGGCGCCGCCTCCCTGGCGATGGTGCTCGCCCACTACGGCCGGCACGTGCCGCTGGAGGAGCTGCGGATCGCCTGCGGCGTCTCCCGCGACGGCTCCCGCGCCAGCAACCTCCTCAAGGCCGCCCGCAGTTACGGCCTGACCGCCAAGGGCATGCAGATGGAGACGGTCGCGCTCGCCGAGGTCCAGGCGCCGGCCATCCTCTTCTGGGAGTTCAACCACTACGTCGTCTACGACGGCATGGGCCGCCGCCTGGGCCGCCGCGGTGTCCACCTCAACGACCCCGACAAGGGCCGCCGCTTCGTGCCCGTGGAGGACTTCGACACCAGCTTCACCGGCGTCGTGCTGGTCTTCGAACCCTCCGAGGCGTTCGAGAAGGGCGGCCGGCGCCCCAGCGTCCTGCACGCCCTGCCGGCCCGGCTGCGCGGCACCACCGGCACCCTGCTGGCCGCCCTGCTCGCCAGCCTGCTGCTGGTCGGCGTCGGCGCCGCGGTGCCCGCGCTCAGCCGCACCTACATCGACATGTTCCTGATCGGCAACCAAACCTCGCTGTTGGGCCCGCTGTTCGCCGCGATGGCCGCGATGGTGGCGCTCGCCGCCGTCCTCACCGGCCTGCAACAGGCGAACCTGCTGCGCGGCCGGATCATCTCCTCCACCCTCAGCAGCGCCCGCTTCCTGAGCCATCTGCTGCGGCTGCCGGTCACCTTCTTCGCCCAGCGCTCGCCCGCCGACCTCGTCCAACGCCTCCAGTCCAACGACGCGGTCGCCGAGACCCTCGCCCGCGACCTGGCCGCGGCCGCCGTCGACGGCGTGGTCGTCATCCTCTACGCCGTACTGCTGTGGACCTACGATCCCCAACTCACCGTCATCGGCGTGCTGTTGGCCCTGCTCAACGTCGTCGCCATGCGCATCGTCGTCCGGCTGCGCGCCACCCACACCCAGAAGCTGCGCGCCGACACCGCCCGCCTCACCAACACCTCCTACACCGGCCTCACGCTCATCGAGACGATGAAGGCCACCGGGGGCGAGAACGGTTACTTCCGCCGCTGGGCCGGCCAGCACGCCACCACTCTGGAGGTACAGCAGCGGCTCGGCGTCCCCAGCGCCTGGCTCGCGATCGTCGCCCCCACCCTCGCCACCCTCAACAGCGCCCTGATCCTCTGGATCGGCGGCCTGCGCGCCGTCGAAGGCCACCTCTCCATCGGCCTGTTGGTCGCCTTCCAGGCCCTGGTGACCCGCTTCACCGCCCCCGTCACCCGCCTCAACGGCGTCGCCGGGCGCATCCAGGACTTCGCCGCCGACGTCGCCCGCCTCAAGGACGTCGAGAGCTTCCCCGCCGACAGCCACTACTCCCGCCCGGACGCGGACGCCGGCACCCGCCGCCTCAAGGGCCATGTCACCCTCGACGACGTCACCTTCGGCTACAGCCCGCTCGACGCCCCGCTGCTGACCGGCTTCTCGCTCTCCGTCGGCCCGGGGCAGCAGGTCGCCCTGGTCGGCGGCTCCGGCAGCGGCAAGTCCACCGTCTCCCGCCTGATCTCCGGCCTCTACGCGCCCTGGGAGGGCACCATCCGGATCGACGGACAGCGCCTCGTCGACATCCCGCGCAGCGCGCTGGCCGCCTCGGTCTCCTTCGTCGACCAGGACGTCTTCCTCTTCGAGGGCACCGTGCGGGACAACGTCGCCCTGTGGGACCCCTCCATACCGGACGACGCGGTGATCGCCGCCCTCCAGGACGCCGCCCTCTACGACGACGTCATCGCCCGCCGCCCCGACGGCATCCACAGCCGCGTCGAACAGGACGGCCGCAACTTCTCCGGCGGGCAGCGGCAGCGCCTGGAGATCGCCCGGGCGCTGGTCCGGCGCCCCAGCGTCCTCGTCCTCGACGAGGTCACCAGCGCCCTGGACGCCGGGACCGAGGCGGTCATCATGGACAACCTGCGGCGCCGCGGCTGCGCCTGCGTCATCATCGCCCACCGGCTGAGCACCGTCCGCGACAGCGACGAGATCGTGGTCCTGGACCACGGCACCATCGTCGAACGCGGCCGGCACGAGGAACTGGTCGCCGCCGGGGGCACCTACGCCCAGTTGGTCAAGGAGCACTGA
- a CDS encoding LysR family transcriptional regulator gives MIEARRLHILRALADHRTVTAAAAALYLTPSAVSQQLAALEQETGHRLVERGARGVRLTPAGDILLGHANAVLAQLERAEAELAAYDKGEGGTVTVAAFATVIGLVLAPALAELAASAPDIHVRVRDAEGDASLPMVLDRQVDVAVAVEYRGAPDADDPRLTRVPLYAEPFDAVLPPGHALADAAAVPLSALAKAPWIGPYSGNPCHDVVVLACEYAGFRPLLTHFSDDFRAVVALASAGAGVALVPRSALRGMDLGGVVVRPVDGVAPTRRVFAAVRRGAEEHPLFRPVLAALRTAAAAQEG, from the coding sequence ATGATCGAAGCACGTCGGCTGCACATCCTGCGGGCGCTGGCCGACCACCGCACGGTGACCGCCGCGGCCGCCGCGCTCTACCTCACGCCGTCGGCGGTCTCCCAACAGCTCGCCGCGTTGGAGCAGGAGACCGGCCACCGGCTGGTCGAGCGCGGCGCCCGCGGGGTCCGACTGACGCCGGCGGGGGACATCCTGCTCGGCCACGCCAACGCCGTACTGGCCCAGTTGGAGCGCGCCGAGGCGGAGCTGGCCGCCTACGACAAGGGCGAGGGGGGCACGGTGACGGTCGCGGCGTTCGCCACCGTCATCGGGTTGGTGCTCGCGCCGGCCCTCGCCGAACTGGCCGCGTCCGCGCCCGACATCCACGTCCGGGTGCGGGACGCGGAGGGGGACGCCAGCCTGCCGATGGTGCTGGACCGGCAGGTCGATGTGGCGGTGGCCGTCGAGTACCGGGGCGCGCCGGACGCGGACGACCCCCGGTTGACCCGCGTCCCGCTGTACGCGGAGCCGTTCGACGCGGTGCTGCCGCCCGGCCACGCGCTGGCCGACGCGGCGGCGGTGCCGCTGTCCGCGCTGGCCAAGGCCCCCTGGATCGGCCCCTATTCGGGCAACCCCTGCCACGACGTGGTCGTCCTGGCCTGCGAGTACGCCGGGTTCCGGCCGCTTCTGACGCACTTCTCCGACGACTTCCGGGCGGTGGTGGCGCTGGCGTCGGCGGGCGCGGGGGTCGCGCTGGTGCCGCGCTCGGCGCTGCGCGGGATGGACCTGGGCGGAGTGGTGGTCCGGCCGGTCGACGGGGTGGCGCCCACCCGTCGGGTCTTCGCGGCGGTGCGGCGCGGGGCGGAGGAACATCCGTTGTTCCGGCCGGTGTTGGCGGCGCTGCGGACGGCGGCCGCCGCGCAGGAGGGGTGA
- a CDS encoding type A2 lantipeptide, whose protein sequence is MNNAQVQTQEISDADLDNVSGGLVGGVLSSVTGTVDSVAPVSGAVANATGLVQQTTGLDVQGLVGGATNGL, encoded by the coding sequence ATGAACAACGCCCAGGTTCAGACCCAGGAAATCTCCGACGCCGACCTGGACAACGTGTCCGGTGGCCTCGTCGGCGGCGTCCTGAGCAGCGTCACCGGCACCGTGGACTCCGTCGCCCCCGTCTCGGGCGCCGTCGCCAACGCCACCGGCCTGGTCCAGCAGACCACCGGCCTGGACGTGCAGGGCCTCGTCGGCGGCGCGACCAACGGTCTCTGA
- a CDS encoding HlyD family efflux transporter periplasmic adaptor subunit, with protein MQFRQQALSKLQSPEELDLPVRFARPQGWLVLTVTVLVMIAATVWAITGTVTATLGAPGILTHGHGSYVLQSPVAGQVTTVLAEEGKQVASGAPLVRIRTAQGTATVVRALAAGRLTSLDASIGAVVTTGADLASVERTTGVQDPLTATLYVPAESAATLPVGAPVDLTVASVPTQRYGVLRGRVAAIGRAAQPRQRIAAFLGSAQLAEQFSRDGQPVAVRVTLDAAHTASGYAWSTTTGPPFALDSMTQATAAVHLAAQHPIDWLLS; from the coding sequence GTGCAATTCCGCCAACAGGCCCTTTCCAAGCTGCAGTCGCCCGAGGAACTCGACCTGCCGGTGCGCTTCGCCCGCCCCCAGGGCTGGTTGGTGCTCACCGTCACCGTCCTCGTCATGATCGCCGCGACCGTCTGGGCGATCACCGGCACGGTCACCGCCACCCTCGGCGCCCCCGGCATCCTCACCCACGGCCACGGCAGCTACGTCCTCCAGAGCCCGGTCGCCGGCCAGGTCACCACGGTCCTCGCCGAGGAGGGCAAACAGGTCGCGTCCGGCGCCCCGTTGGTCCGAATACGCACCGCGCAGGGCACCGCCACCGTCGTCCGCGCGCTCGCCGCCGGCCGGTTGACCAGTTTGGACGCCAGCATCGGCGCGGTGGTCACCACGGGCGCCGACCTCGCCTCCGTGGAGCGGACCACCGGCGTCCAAGACCCGCTGACGGCCACCCTGTACGTCCCGGCCGAGAGCGCCGCCACGCTCCCGGTCGGGGCCCCCGTCGACCTCACCGTCGCCTCCGTCCCCACCCAGCGCTACGGCGTGCTGCGCGGCCGGGTCGCCGCCATCGGCCGCGCAGCCCAGCCCCGGCAACGGATCGCGGCGTTCCTCGGCAGCGCCCAACTCGCCGAGCAGTTCTCCCGCGACGGCCAGCCCGTCGCCGTACGGGTCACCCTCGACGCCGCGCACACGGCCTCCGGCTATGCCTGGTCCACCACCACCGGACCACCCTTCGCGCTCGACTCCATGACCCAGGCCACCGCCGCCGTCCACCTGGCCGCGCAGCACCCGATCGATTGGCTGCTCTCGTGA